Proteins from a genomic interval of Rosa chinensis cultivar Old Blush chromosome 2, RchiOBHm-V2, whole genome shotgun sequence:
- the LOC112188369 gene encoding protein WUSCHEL: MLCKRSSTRWATTYDQIRIFKELYYNEGVRSPTVEQVQRISFQLKQYGKIKSKNVFYWFRNHRAREKQKKKRFTSDVPVPMQRSGLVASVMIAFNGQMGNYGGYGSMNTEIETLPLFPMHGEDIFGNMKTTFEGGGGYSYYSGGWGGYNDGSHISLELSLNSYGSTLFSS, from the exons ATGCTTTGCAAGCGGAGCAGTACCAGGTGGGCTACCACTTATGATCAGATAAGAATCTTCAAGGAGCTTTACTACAACGAGGGAGTTAGGTCCCCAACTGTAGAGCAGGTTCAGAGGATCTCTTTCCAGCTGAAACAGTACGGAAAGATCAAGAGCAAGAACGTCTTTTATTGGTTCAGGAATCACCGGGCTCGagagaaacagaagaagaagaggttcaCTTCGGATGTTCCTGTGCCCATGCAAAGATCAGGGCTTGTTG CTAGTGTGATGATTGCTTTTAACGGGCAGATGGGGAACTACGGTGGTTATGGATCTATGAACacggagattgaaacccttcctcTGTTCCCCATGCACGGTGAGGACATCTtcggcaacatgaagactactttcGAGGGAGGTGGCGGCTACAGCTACTACTCCGGTGGATGGGGCGGCTACAACgatggctctcacatttcccttgaacTCAGCCTCAACTCTTACGGCTCGACCCTATTTTCCAGCTAA